TAAATTCTTGGGATTTATTTATTCTTAATTATCTTTTAGTTTTAGACGGATACTGTCGGCAACTATTGCTATAAATTCGCTGTTGGAGGGTTTGCTTTTGGCTGTTGTAAAGGTGCTTGCAAACAATGTATTGGTGTTTGGATTATCTGATCTGCCTCTTTCAGAAGCTACTTCTATAGCATGCCTTATAGCCCTTTCCGCCCTAGAGGCTGTTGTATTATATTTTTCTGCAATGGTAGGATATAGTTCCTTTGTAACAGCAGATATTAGAGATAAATTATCTATAACCATCAGAATAGCATCTCTCAAATACTGATAGCCTTTTACGTTTGCAGGCACACCCAATTCGTGCAGAGTGTAGGAAACTTCTGTCTCAATATCATCTATCCCTGTAGCCTTTTTTGCATATACACCTGCCTCGCTGCTTTGAAGATTAGCTATATTATCCTCAAAAAATAACTCCCTTAATCTTCCAGCAAATACACTGATATCAAAGGGCTTAACTATATAGTAATCAGCACCTAGCTGAATTGCCTTTTGCGTAATATTATCATGACCAATTGCAGATAACACAACTATTGTACATTTGCCCTTAAGATTTTCTTTGTGTATGCTTTCTAATACACCTATACCATCTAGATAAGGCATTATTATATCTAATATCATTAAGTCTGGCGACTTATTTTTGAATAGGTCTAAAGCTTGAATACCATCTGAGGCGATGCCAGTAATTTCAAAATCATCTTCAGCGCCAAGATATTCGTTAAGTATATTCGAAAATTCCATGTTGTCATCTACAATTAGGGTTCTAATTTTTGAGTCAGACATATCTAATGTCACTTCCTCTTATTTTATTTTATTGAGTTAATACATATTTTTTGTATAATACCTAAAAAATATTATATAAATAACGCTTTGTTTAAAGTTATTTATAATAATTTTCAATTAATCCTAATTTTTATATAATAGGGGAAGAAAACTATGGATTACGAGAATAAAACTAAGGAACAGCTTATTAGCATGCTTCAGGAAAAAGAAGGATATATTAGCCAATTGGAGAATGATTTAGAATCTAAAGACGAGATATATTATTTAAATTTAAAGCTGATTAGCTCCTGGCCTGATGCACTTATAATGTATAAGAACAGAACGGCAGTTTTATCAAATGATGCAGCTAATAGTATGTTTAAGATGGATGTGATTGGCAGAGACTTAGGTGACATAGCAGAGCATGATCCTGAGGTGCGGAATGAAGTTTACGATAGAGTGAAAAAGCTTCTTGATGGTGAAAATCAGGTAGAGTTTATTGAAGAAAGGCTTATATTAAAAGATGGGAGCACTATTGATTGCGAGGTTGGGGGCTTTTCTTTTAGTTATAATGATGATGTATATTTAGTTTCCATACACAGGGATATATCTGAACGTAAAAAGATTGAAAGACTTCAAAAGGAAGTTAAAAGAAAAATAAAGCAGTTAGATGAGGCAGAGCAGTACAATAAATTAATTACACAAGCATTTTTAAGTTTATCTCATGAATTGAGAACAC
The genomic region above belongs to Clostridium swellfunianum and contains:
- the spo0A gene encoding sporulation transcription factor Spo0A, translating into MSDSKIRTLIVDDNMEFSNILNEYLGAEDDFEITGIASDGIQALDLFKNKSPDLMILDIIMPYLDGIGVLESIHKENLKGKCTIVVLSAIGHDNITQKAIQLGADYYIVKPFDISVFAGRLRELFFEDNIANLQSSEAGVYAKKATGIDDIETEVSYTLHELGVPANVKGYQYLRDAILMVIDNLSLISAVTKELYPTIAEKYNTTASRAERAIRHAIEVASERGRSDNPNTNTLFASTFTTAKSKPSNSEFIAIVADSIRLKLKDN